One Ornithinicoccus hortensis genomic window, GAACCGGAACCACTGCGGGTCCAACCAGGCCTCGCCGGCGATCTCGTTGACCGTCACCAGGAACTTGATCGCCTCCTTGCTGCTCCGGATCCCGCCGGCGGGCTTGACGCCCACCTGGGTGCCGGTCAGGTCCTGCCAGTCCCGCACCGCCTCGAGCATGATCAGCGTGACCGGCAGGGTCGCGGCGGGCGACACCTTGCCGGTGGAGGTCTTGATGAAGTCGCCGCCCGCCAACATCGACAGGTAGGAGGCGCGACGGACGTTGTCGTAGGTGACCAGCTCACCGGTCTCCATGATGACCTTCAGCCTGGCGTCGCCGCAGGCCTGCTTCACCTGGACGATCTGGTCGAACACGGTCAGGTAGTCGCCGGAGAGGAAGGCCCCCCGGTCGATCACCATGTCGATCTCGTCGGCCCCGGCCGAGACGGCGTCGGCGACGTCGGCCAGCTTGACCGCGACGCTGGCGCGCCCGCTCGGGAAGGCCGTGGCCACGGCCGCGACCTTGATCCCGCTGGAGCCCAGGGCGGCCTTGGCGGTGGCCACCATGTCGCCGTACACGCATACGGCCGCGGGCCGGGGTGTGCTCAGGTCGCTGGGGTCCGGGGTCAGCGCCTTGGTGCACAGGCCCCGCACCCGGCCGGCGGTGTCCGCGCCCTCCAGGGTGGTCAGGTCGATCATCGAGATCGCGGCGTCGATCGCCCAGGCCTTGGCCGTGGTCTTGATGGAACGCGTGCCGAACGTGGCGGCGCGGGCGTCGGCCCCCACCTCGTCTACCCCCGGCAGGCCGTGCAGCCAGGAGGTCAGCGCGCTGTTGGTCAGTCGGGAGACCCCGAGGATGTCGCGGGCCCGTTCCCGGGTCGTCGCGGTGGCGTCGGGGTCGACGGCGGTGTCGGTGCTCACCTGCCGGAGTCTAACGGCCCCTAGACTCGGGGCATGCCGCTCCGACTCGACCCCGTCCGCATCCCGGTCCCCGGTGGCAAGGTCATCGAGGAGCTGGCCGGCAAGGCCAGCACGCAGCACGGGAACTACTCGGTCGCCCACATGGTGGCCCCGGCCGGTTGGCAGGAGCCGGGTCAACGACCGGACTTCGACGAGGTGACCTACGTGATCGCCGGCGAGGTCCGGGTGGAGCACGACGGGGGCAGCGAGACGGTGGCGGCCGGCGAGGCGATCCTGACCCGGTCCGGGGAGTGGGTCCGCTACTCCACCGGCGACCAGGGCGCCGAGTACCTGGCCGTGTGTGTCCCCGCCTTCACCCCGGAGAGTGCCCATCGTGACGACTGAACCCCCGACCCCGACGACCGCGCCGAGTCCGGAGCAGATCCGGGCGCTGCCCAAGGCGCTGCTGCACGACCACCTGGACGGTGGGCTCCGGCCGCAGACCATCATCGACCTGGCCGACGAGGTCGGCTACGACGGGCTGCCGGCCACCGAGGAGTCGGCGCTCGCGGACTGGTTCGCCGAGTCGGCCGACTCCGGCTCGCTGGAGCGCTACCTGTCGACCTTCGACCAGGTCCTCGCCGTGATGCAGACCCCGGAGGCGCTGACCAGGGTGGCCCGGGAGTGCGTGCTCGACCTGGCCTCGGACGGTGTGGTCTACGCCGAGCTGCGCTACGCCCCGGAACAGCACCTGCGCGGCGGACTGGACCTGGACGAGGTCGTGCTGGCCGTGCACCGGGGGGTGCAGGAGGGCATGGAGGAGGTCGCCGGGTCCGGCCGACGGCCCATCGTCGCCCGGACCCTGCTGACCGCGATGCGGCACGCGGCCCGCTCCCGGGAGATCGCCGAGCTGACCGTCCGGCACCTGGGTGACGGAGTCGCCGGGTTCGACATCGCCGGTGCCGAGGCGGGGTTCCCACCCAGCCGGCACCTGGACGCCTTCGAGTTCCTGCGCCGGGAGAACGCCCACTTCACGATCCACGCCGGGGAGGCGTTCGGGCTGCCGAGCATCTGGGAGGCCATCCAGTGGTGCGGGGCCGAACGGCTCGGGCACGGGGTGCGGCTGGTGGACGACCTGACCCTGGACGGCGTGCCGGTGACCGAGGTCGAGACCCCGTATGCCGAGTGGACCGACGACATGCTGGCCGCGGTCCGCCTGGGCGCCCTCGCGGCCTACGTGCGGGACCGACGGATCCCGTTGGAGATGTGTCCCTCGAGCAACCTGCAGACCGGTGCCGCCCCGACCATTGCGGCGCACCCGATCACGCTGCTGGACCGGCTGCGCTTCCGGGTGACGCTGAACACCGACAACCGGTTGATGAGCCGCACCTCGATGAGCGGGGAGATGGGGCTGCTGGTGGACCGGGCGGGCTGGGAGCTCGCGCACCTGCGGCGCGTCACGGTCAACGCGCTGAAGTCGGCCTTCCTGCCCTTCGACGAGCGGCTGGCGATCATCGAGGACGTGGTGAAACCCGCCTACGACGGCTGACCGAGCGGTGCCCGGCGCGGTCCTCGCGCCGGTCAGTCGGGCCGGACCTTGTTCCGGAGTGCGTCCCCCAGGGCGGAGCCCACGAGCAGCCCGAGCGCGATCGCCGCCATCAGCCCCAGGACGCCCAGCACGGACTCCACCGCGGACGAGGGATCGACCACGAGCTGGCTCACCCCGACCAGGCCCAGGCTCCCGGGGACCAGCAGCCAGAACGCCGGCAGGAAGAGCACCAACCGGGCCACGTTGGGCCGACGCAGCTCGACGAGCGTGGCGCCGAGGCTGGCCGCGACGGCACCCAGGAACCCGCCCAGCGACACGCTGCCGAGGTGCTGACCCAACAACTGCGCTCCGTACGCCAGCAGCAGCACCACCAGCACCCAGGGCGCCTCCCGCACGGCCACGCTCTCCATCAGGCTGATCCCGATCGCGATGAGCAGCAGCCCCACCGGAGGACCCCACCACCCCAGGTCGTCGACCCGCACGTTGAGCAGGGTGGTCGCGGGCAGGCCCAGGAGGTACAGGGCGGAAACGATGCCCAGGGCGAACAGGCCGAGCTGGACGACGCCGTGGACGAGTCGGGCCGAGCCGGCCTGCATCTGCCCCGCGGCCAGTTCGGACATCCCGGTGACGATGAGGGCGCCCGGGAGCAGCGGCGCGATCGGCGGGAGGATGGTCCGCAGTGCCCCCTCCAGGAGGCCGGCGCGGGCCGCGGACAACACGAGGACCGCCACCACCAGCGCCGCGAGGGTCGGCAGCAGCGTGGCGACCAGGTGGTGCCGCCGCGCCAGCCGCATCAGCGCGTCGACCGCCAGGGCGCCCAGCGCCGCGGCAACCAGGTTCGGCCAGCCGGGCTGGAGCAGCCCGGCGATCCCCACGGCGACCAGGACCAGGGCCGGACCGGATGCCCAGGAGGGATAGCGGGGCCGCAACCGGCGCAACTCCGTGAGCTCGGCCATCGCCGTCGTGCCGCTGATCTGCCGGTGGTGCAGCTGGTGCCGGATCCGTCGCACCTGCGTCGCCTGGTCCAGCCGCAGCGGTGAGGTGACCTGCTCGAAGGTGGCCGGGTCGCCGCTGGCGAGCGCGATGGTCAGGCTGGTCGGGCCCGCGCCGATCTGGGCGTCGGGGTGCCCCAGCCGGGCCGCCAGGGCCACCAGCTCGGCCTCGATCTCGTGGACCGGCTGCCCGGTCGCGATCATCGCTGCGCCGAGCTCGGCGAGCAGGGTGCGGGCGTCCCCGTCGGTCATCGGGCCAACGGGTCGGGGCCCAGGACCCTGGCCCGGAGGCGGTCCTGCCGGTCGAGCCGGATCATGTCGCGGCGCCGCCGCTCGGCCATGACCGCGGACATCACCGCCTCGGGGTGCGCCCCCTGCGGAGGCGGCGGGGCCACGTGACGCATCAGGTCGGCATACAGCGCCGTCCCGGTGGCGGCCCTGGCCGGCGGGGTGAGGTCGCCGCTGCGGGCGAGGAACTGGCGCACGGCCACGGCCAGCGCGTCCGGCACCACCCCGATGTCGGTGTCCTGGGCCCACCCCATCAGCAGGTCGGGCATCGCCGGGGGAGGCGGCAGCTGGAGCCGGCTGCGGTCGCGGACCACGTAGGTGCCGGCCAGCAGGTCGCCCAGGCGCTTGCCCTTGTCGTTGGTGGCCGCGACCAGGACGGCCACGCCACCGAGCGTCAGCCAGATCTCGACCCACCCGGTGAGCCCCCGGATCAGGGCGTGCCGGAAGCCGATCGGGCCGGTGTCGTCGCGGACCGTGCGCAGCCCGAGGGCGAGTTTGCCGACGGTGCGTCCCCGGGTCAGCGTCTCCTGGGTGACCGGGACCGCGACGAAGGCCGAGACGACGATCAGGATGACCAGGGCCTGGAGCAGCGCCAGGTCGCTGCCGACCAGCGACCAGGGCGCTATCCAGACGATGAGGGCCAGCAGCACGAAGACGATGATCAGGTCGATCGCGCCCGAGGCGATCCGGAGCGGCAGGGTCGCGGGGGGCAGGTCGATCTCGACGGCCTCGGAGGTGACGAAGCCGTCGCGTTCGAAGATGCCCCGAGCCGCCATGGTGCGGTCAGCGTACCGACCCGTGGGTCCCCGCCGCCTATCCTGGGACGGTGGATCTCGACGCGCTGGTCTCGCGCAGGCAGGGTGGGTGGCAACGGCTGTCCGACCTGTCCCGGCAGCGGCGGCTGGACGGGGAGCAGGCCGACGAGCTGCTCGACGGCTACCAGCGGGTGGCGACCGACCTGTCGATGGTCCGCTCGACCGCTCCCGACCCCTCGCTGGTGACCCACCTGTCGACCATCCTGGCCGGGGCCCGCCAACGCTCGGCGGGGGCCCGGAGCATGTCGTGGGCAGGGGTCGGCCGGTTCTTCGTCGAGGACTTCCCCGCGGCGCTCTACCGGCTCCGCTGGTGGTGGGGGCTGACCGCGATCATCAGCGTCCTGGTCGGGCTGGCGCTGGGGTCCTGGCTGTACTACCACCCCGTCGTCGAGAACACCCTGTTGTCGCCGGTGGAGGTCCAGCAGCTGGTCGACGTGCAGTTCGAGTCCTACTACTCCGAGCACGCCGCCAGCAGCTTCGCCACCCAGGTGTGGGTGAACAACGCGTGGGTCGCCGCGCAGTGCATCGCCCTCGGGGTGCTCGGGCTGCCGGTGGTCTACGTGCTCTGGCAGAACGTCTCCAACGTCGCCGTCATCGGCTCGCTGATGCACCAGCACGGCCGGGCGGACGTCTTCTGGGGGCTGATCACCCCGCACGGGCTGCTCGAGCTGACCGCCGTCTTCGTCGCCGCCGGGGTGGGGTTGCGCCTGTTCTGGGCGTGGGTGGATCCCGGGCCGCAGACCCGCCTGGCCTCCCTCGGCAGGGAGGGCCGCACCGCCGCGGGGGTCGCCCTCGGCCTCGTCGTGGTGCTGCTCGTCTCCGGCCTCATCGAGGCGTTCGTGACCCCCTCGCCCCTGCCGACCTGGGCCCGGGTGGGCATCGGGGTGCTGGCCCTCCTGCTGTTCCTCGCCTACGTCTTCACCCTCGGGCGTGCGGCGGTCCGCCGGGGCGTCAGCGGGGACGTGGACGAGTCCTTTGTCGCGGCCTCCGCCCCGACCGCCGGCTGAGCGCCGGCGGCGGCCCCCGGACACCGGCAGGTGCAGGCGCTACAGCAGGCCCTGGGCCTTGAGCGCCAGGTAGTGGTCGGCCAGCATCGGGGGTAGCGCCTCCGGGTCGGCCTCCAGGACGTGCACGCCCATCCGCTCCAGCGCGTCGCCGGTGCGCCGCCGCAACGAGATCGTGCGTTCGGCCGCGGCGGCGTCGTAGACGTGTTCCAGGTCCGAGAGGTCCTCCCGCATCCGGCCCAGTTCCGGGTCGGCCACCGATGCGAGGACGACCCGGTGGTGCGCGGTCAGGGCGGGCAGCACGGGGAGCAACCCCTCCTCGACGGCCGCGGGTTCCAGGGCAGTGAGCAGCACGACGAGGGCGCGGCGCCGGGTGAGGGCGGTGACCCGGCCGGCCAGCATCGTCCAGTCCGCCTCCACGAGCACCGGCTCGATCGGTGCCATCACGGTGACCAGCTGGTGCAGCAGCGCCGTGCGGTCGGTGTTGGGGGTGACCCGTCCCCGGATCTGCCGGTCTCCGGCGATCAGGTCGATCCGGTCGCCGGCCCTGGACGCCAGGGCGGCCAGCAGCAGGGCGGAGTCCATCGCCGCGTCGAGCCGCGGCTGGTCCTCGATCCGGGCCGCGCTGGTGCGTGAGGTGTCCAGCACCAGGATCACCCGGCGGTCCCGCTCGGGCTGCCAGGTGCGCACCACCACGTGCTGGCGGCGGGCGGTGGCCCGCCAGTCGATGGAGCGCACGTCGTCCCCCTCGACGTAGTCGCGCAGGGAATCGAACTCGGTGCCCTGCCCGCGGGTGCGCACCGCCGACCGGCCGTCGATCTGCCGCAACTGGGCGAGCCGGCTCGGCAGGTGCTTGCGCGAGTGGAACGGGGGCAGCACCCGGACCGAGCCCGGGACGCGGAACGACTGCTGCCGCGCGGCGATCCCGAGCGGGCCGGTGAGCCGGAGGGTGACCGCGTCGGTGCGGCGGTCGCCGCGGCGGGTGGGGAGCAGGTCGGTGGTGAACCGGCGCCGCTCGCCACCCGGGATGTCCACGGTGTGCGGGTCGCCGCGGGCCCCGGCCGACGGGACCCAGGCGTCCCGCATCCTGCCCCGGACCCGGCGCCGTCCGGGGTTGCCGACCCGCAGCGTGGTCGAGGCGGGCTCGCCGAGGCGCACCTGGGTGTCCGCGGAGCGGTCCAGGGAGAGCGAGGACGGCTTGGGGGCGAGGAGCAGGTCGGCCAGGAAGACCAGGAGACAGCCGAGCACCCACCACCGGACGGTGGTCATCGAGGGCCACTGGGCCACCGGGAACAGCCCGAGCAGCACCAGCGCCGCGGCCCGCCAGGTCAGTGCCACCGGTCCTCCTCCGTGCGTGGGTGTGGTCAGGTCTGTCGTGGCCGGTGCGTCAGCGGGGGACGGGCACGGCGTTGAGGGCGCTGTCCAGCACCGAGGTGACCGAGACGCCCTCCAGCTCGGCCTCGGGGCGCAGCGACAGCCGGTGCGCGAGCGTGCCGTGGGCGAGGGCCTTGACGTCGTCGGGGGTGACGAAGCCCCGGCCGTTGAGCCAGGCCCAGGCCCGGCTGGTGCCCAGCAGGGCCGTGGCGCCCCGGGGGCTCACCCCGAGCTGCAGCGAGGGGGACTGCCGGGTGGCCCGGGCGATGTCGACGATGTAGGCCGCGACCTCCGGGGCGACCTGGACCGACCGCAGGGCCGCGGACCCGGCTGCGAGGTCGGCCGGGCCGGCCACCGGTCGCACCCCGGCGGCGGCCAGGTCCCGGGGGGTGAAGCCGCCCGCGTGCCTCCGGAGGACCTCCAACTCGTCCTCCCGCGGCGGGACCGGCAGGACGACCTTAAGCAGGAAGCGGTCGAGCTGGGCCTCCGGCAACGGGTAGGTGCCCTCGTACTCCACCGGGTTCTGGGTGGCGGCGACGAGGAACGGGTCGGGGAGCGGGCGCGGCGACCCGTCCACCGTCACCTGCCGTTCCTCCATCGCCTCGAGCAGCGAGGACTGCGTCTTGGGTGGCGTGCGGTTGATCTCGTCGGCCAGCAACAGGTTGGTGAACACCGGGCCCGGACGGAACTCGAAGTCGCTGCTGCGCGAGTCGTAGACCAGCGACCCGGTGACGTCCCCGGGCATCAGGTCCGGGGTGAACTGGACCCGTTTGGTGTCCACGTCCAGGGCGGTGGCCAGGGTGCGCACCAGCAGAGTCTTGGCCACCCCCGGCACCCCCTCCAACAGGATGTGCCCCCGCGCCAGCAGCGCCACGATCATCCCCGACACGGCCGCGTCCTGACCGACCACGGCCTTGGCCACCTCGGCGCGGACCCGGTGCAGCGCCTCCCGTGCCTGCTCGGGGCTGCGCTGTCCGTGCTCCTGCTGCGACGTCGTCATCAGCCGATCATCCCTTCCTCGATGGACCGCACCTCGCGGGCGATCCGGACCAGTGTCTCGTCATCGGGCGCGGTCGGGTCCGCGAGCACCCGCCGCAGTTCATCGGTATGCCGACCGGTGGCCAGGGCCGTCTGCTGCACCACGGTCCCGGGGTCGGAGGTCGCCGGGAGCCCGAGCCGGACCGCGATCCGGCGCCGGGCCGCGAGCTGCAGCGAGGCCAGGGCCCGCTGTCGGTCCCCGGCACGCTGGTACATCCGGCTGCGGCTCTGCGTGGTCTCCACCGAGCGGACGACCGCGGGCAGCGGCTCGGTCACCACCCGGCCCAGGCGGCGGCCCCGCCACACCATCGTGGTGGCCAGGGCCACCAGGAGCAGCACGGTCGAGGGGACCACGAGGTCGGGCAGCACGTCGATCAGCGACTGGGCGGTCGCGTCCTCGCCGGCGTCCCCGGGTGCCGGGACGTACCAGACGAGCCGTTCGCTCGCGCCCAGCAGCCGGAGGCCGATCGCGGCGTGGGCCTCGGTCTCGATGTGTTCGTTGGTCAGCGCGCTGCCGATCCCGGCCAGCACGACCAGCGGCCGGTCGGTGTCGCCGGCCAGCTGCACGACATACCCGGACATCGCGCCACCCGCGTTGTAGCCCGGGCTGGGCGGGAAGCAGGCCCGCGCCAACTCGCGGTCCCCCGTGACGTCGACGAGCACGTCCCCCCTGGCCAGCCGGTCCCCCTCGCGCCAGTTCGTGGCGGTGTCCTCGCACCCGGCCCCGGCGGGAGAGCTCAGGCCGCGTTCGGTGACCCGCACCGGGAGGTCGAGGAGGTCGCCCACGTTCTGCGAGGGGTTCAGCACGAGGAGGGTGTCGGCATCCCGGGTGCGGGCCATCAGGGTGTCGCCGGCCTGGGTCCCGAGCAGCGAGGTACCGGAGACCAGGACCGTCGTCCCTGGGCCGGTGTCCTGCCGCTCCAGGGCGGGGAGCCCGCGGGCGATGGTGACCTCCACGCCCTGCTGCTCGAGCACCCGGGCGAGCGCCGCCATGCCCCCGTCCTCGGGGTTCTCCGGGTCCAGCGGCAACTGGTTGCTGCCGCGCATCCCGGCGAGGACCGCGGAGGCCACGGCCACCACGAGCAGCACGCCGACCCAGAGGGCGAGACGGCGGGTGCGCGCCCCGGTCATCCGACGAGTGCCCGGGCCGGACGGGTGCGGGCCAGGACGCGGTCGAGCTCACGCACCCGCTCCGCCTCCTGCTGATCGGTGTGCTGGTCGCCGTAGCAGACGGCGTCGAACAGGTCGGCTGCCTGGCCGATCTGGTCGGCGTGCTGGGGGAACGGGCCGCGCAGCCCCACGGCCACCTCGTGCGCGGTGGTGCCGGGCAGCTCGTCGAGCAGGGTGCGTTCCTCGGCGCCGGCCGCGATGGCCCGGTAGGAGTCGAGCAGCACCGCGTCCCAGTCGCCGGCCCGGACCGCGGCTGCTGCCCGGTCCCGGTAGTCCTGGGCCGACATCCCCGGCTCGTCGAGGACGGGGCGCGCCCCCGGCTCGCGGAGCCGGCTACCGCGGCGCGTCCCCCGGACCGCGAAGCCGACGGCCACCAGGACCAGCGCCAGGACCGCCCCGAGCAACAGGGTCGACAGGCCGGAGGAACCGGGCAGGATCTCGATCAGCCCGTCGATCCGCTCCAGCAGCCATCCGACGGCCTTGCGGACGAAGGACTCGGGACGGTGGTAGTCGCTCTTGCTGAGCTCCCGGGAAAGCAGGTCGCGCGCCTCGTCCCGGTCCGGGTCGAGGAAACCGGCGAACACGTCAGGCACCGCGGCCGGCCGCACGCTCCTGCGCCGCCTTGACCAGCCCGACGTCCAGGCCCTCCCGCCGGATCCGCTGGTCCAGGTAGAGCAGGGCGGCCACGCCGGCGGTGAACGGGGTCACCACGGCGTTGACGACGAGGGAGACGACGTGGTCGAGGACGACCTGGCCGTAGAAGAGGGCCGTGCCGTCGCCGGTGCCCAGGTTCAGCAGGGCCCCCAGGGCGAACACGAAGACCGAGCTGACGGCCACCGAGAAGATCAACCCCAGGATCCCGGCGAGGATGGTGATCCCCAGCACCCGCCAGGCCTGGCTGCCGGTGGTCAGCGCCCAGGAGCGCTTGATCCCGGTGACCGGCCCGGCCTTCTCCAGGACGACCGCGGCGGAGGCGAGCGACAACCGAGCGTAGAGCCACAGGAACAGGGGGACGCACCCGATGATCACGGGCACCAGCAGGACGGCGCCGACCGGGCCGAGCGCGACGACCAGGAGCGTGGAGACCAGGACGATGGCGAGCGCGACGGCCAGCAGCCCCACGAAGACGAGCAGGGTCACCCCGACGAGCGCCAGCAGCCGGCCGCGGACCGCCCGCCAGGTCTGGCCGATCCCGACCCTGTCGCCGAGCGCGGCCTCGCTCACCACGTAGATCACGAACCCGCTCAGCGCCAGCGTCGCGATGCTGGTCAGCAGGTTCGGGATCAGGCTGGCGAGGGCCACCTGGTCGGTCAGCGCGAGGTCGAACAGCCGCGGCAGGTACAGCGAGAGCAGCAACGAGGGCACCAGCATGATGCCCAGCACGAGGACGGCCATCCCGATGGTGGCCTCGGGATTGCGCCGCATGGTCCGCAGCGACCCCTCGAAGATGTCGCCCATCGTGAGCCGCCGCAGCGGGATGACCCCGGGCTTGTTCAGCCGCATCAGCTGCTCCGGGGGCAACTGGTGCCAGGCGCCCCCGGTGGGTGAGCCGTACTGTCCGGGTTGGGCGTACCCGGGGGGCTGCTGCCCGTAGGCCGGGGGTTGTCCGTAGGAGGGAGGTTGGGCGTACCCGGGGGGCTGTTGCCCGTATGCCGGGGGTTGGCCGTATGCGGGAGGCTGCCCGTATGCCGGGGGTTGGCCGTACTGCGGGAAGGGCCGGGTGCCGTCCTGCGGGATGGGCCGGGTGCCGTCCTGGGGGATGGGCTGG contains:
- a CDS encoding RDD family protein, giving the protein MAARGIFERDGFVTSEAVEIDLPPATLPLRIASGAIDLIIVFVLLALIVWIAPWSLVGSDLALLQALVILIVVSAFVAVPVTQETLTRGRTVGKLALGLRTVRDDTGPIGFRHALIRGLTGWVEIWLTLGGVAVLVAATNDKGKRLGDLLAGTYVVRDRSRLQLPPPPAMPDLLMGWAQDTDIGVVPDALAVAVRQFLARSGDLTPPARAATGTALYADLMRHVAPPPPQGAHPEAVMSAVMAERRRRDMIRLDRQDRLRARVLGPDPLAR
- a CDS encoding adenosine deaminase, with the translated sequence MTTEPPTPTTAPSPEQIRALPKALLHDHLDGGLRPQTIIDLADEVGYDGLPATEESALADWFAESADSGSLERYLSTFDQVLAVMQTPEALTRVARECVLDLASDGVVYAELRYAPEQHLRGGLDLDEVVLAVHRGVQEGMEEVAGSGRRPIVARTLLTAMRHAARSREIAELTVRHLGDGVAGFDIAGAEAGFPPSRHLDAFEFLRRENAHFTIHAGEAFGLPSIWEAIQWCGAERLGHGVRLVDDLTLDGVPVTEVETPYAEWTDDMLAAVRLGALAAYVRDRRIPLEMCPSSNLQTGAAPTIAAHPITLLDRLRFRVTLNTDNRLMSRTSMSGEMGLLVDRAGWELAHLRRVTVNALKSAFLPFDERLAIIEDVVKPAYDG
- a CDS encoding DUF4129 domain-containing protein yields the protein MPDVFAGFLDPDRDEARDLLSRELSKSDYHRPESFVRKAVGWLLERIDGLIEILPGSSGLSTLLLGAVLALVLVAVGFAVRGTRRGSRLREPGARPVLDEPGMSAQDYRDRAAAAVRAGDWDAVLLDSYRAIAAGAEERTLLDELPGTTAHEVAVGLRGPFPQHADQIGQAADLFDAVCYGDQHTDQQEAERVRELDRVLARTRPARALVG
- a CDS encoding DUF58 domain-containing protein; its protein translation is MALTWRAAALVLLGLFPVAQWPSMTTVRWWVLGCLLVFLADLLLAPKPSSLSLDRSADTQVRLGEPASTTLRVGNPGRRRVRGRMRDAWVPSAGARGDPHTVDIPGGERRRFTTDLLPTRRGDRRTDAVTLRLTGPLGIAARQQSFRVPGSVRVLPPFHSRKHLPSRLAQLRQIDGRSAVRTRGQGTEFDSLRDYVEGDDVRSIDWRATARRQHVVVRTWQPERDRRVILVLDTSRTSAARIEDQPRLDAAMDSALLLAALASRAGDRIDLIAGDRQIRGRVTPNTDRTALLHQLVTVMAPIEPVLVEADWTMLAGRVTALTRRRALVVLLTALEPAAVEEGLLPVLPALTAHHRVVLASVADPELGRMREDLSDLEHVYDAAAAERTISLRRRTGDALERMGVHVLEADPEALPPMLADHYLALKAQGLL
- a CDS encoding DUF4350 domain-containing protein; amino-acid sequence: MTGARTRRLALWVGVLLVVAVASAVLAGMRGSNQLPLDPENPEDGGMAALARVLEQQGVEVTIARGLPALERQDTGPGTTVLVSGTSLLGTQAGDTLMARTRDADTLLVLNPSQNVGDLLDLPVRVTERGLSSPAGAGCEDTATNWREGDRLARGDVLVDVTGDRELARACFPPSPGYNAGGAMSGYVVQLAGDTDRPLVVLAGIGSALTNEHIETEAHAAIGLRLLGASERLVWYVPAPGDAGEDATAQSLIDVLPDLVVPSTVLLLVALATTMVWRGRRLGRVVTEPLPAVVRSVETTQSRSRMYQRAGDRQRALASLQLAARRRIAVRLGLPATSDPGTVVQQTALATGRHTDELRRVLADPTAPDDETLVRIAREVRSIEEGMIG
- a CDS encoding AAA family ATPase, coding for MTTSQQEHGQRSPEQAREALHRVRAEVAKAVVGQDAAVSGMIVALLARGHILLEGVPGVAKTLLVRTLATALDVDTKRVQFTPDLMPGDVTGSLVYDSRSSDFEFRPGPVFTNLLLADEINRTPPKTQSSLLEAMEERQVTVDGSPRPLPDPFLVAATQNPVEYEGTYPLPEAQLDRFLLKVVLPVPPREDELEVLRRHAGGFTPRDLAAAGVRPVAGPADLAAGSAALRSVQVAPEVAAYIVDIARATRQSPSLQLGVSPRGATALLGTSRAWAWLNGRGFVTPDDVKALAHGTLAHRLSLRPEAELEGVSVTSVLDSALNAVPVPR
- a CDS encoding cupin domain-containing protein; the protein is MPLRLDPVRIPVPGGKVIEELAGKASTQHGNYSVAHMVAPAGWQEPGQRPDFDEVTYVIAGEVRVEHDGGSETVAAGEAILTRSGEWVRYSTGDQGAEYLAVCVPAFTPESAHRDD
- a CDS encoding threonine/serine ThrE exporter family protein, whose translation is MTDGDARTLLAELGAAMIATGQPVHEIEAELVALAARLGHPDAQIGAGPTSLTIALASGDPATFEQVTSPLRLDQATQVRRIRHQLHHRQISGTTAMAELTELRRLRPRYPSWASGPALVLVAVGIAGLLQPGWPNLVAAALGALAVDALMRLARRHHLVATLLPTLAALVVAVLVLSAARAGLLEGALRTILPPIAPLLPGALIVTGMSELAAGQMQAGSARLVHGVVQLGLFALGIVSALYLLGLPATTLLNVRVDDLGWWGPPVGLLLIAIGISLMESVAVREAPWVLVVLLLAYGAQLLGQHLGSVSLGGFLGAVAASLGATLVELRRPNVARLVLFLPAFWLLVPGSLGLVGVSQLVVDPSSAVESVLGVLGLMAAIALGLLVGSALGDALRNKVRPD
- a CDS encoding stage II sporulation protein M; protein product: MDLDALVSRRQGGWQRLSDLSRQRRLDGEQADELLDGYQRVATDLSMVRSTAPDPSLVTHLSTILAGARQRSAGARSMSWAGVGRFFVEDFPAALYRLRWWWGLTAIISVLVGLALGSWLYYHPVVENTLLSPVEVQQLVDVQFESYYSEHAASSFATQVWVNNAWVAAQCIALGVLGLPVVYVLWQNVSNVAVIGSLMHQHGRADVFWGLITPHGLLELTAVFVAAGVGLRLFWAWVDPGPQTRLASLGREGRTAAGVALGLVVVLLVSGLIEAFVTPSPLPTWARVGIGVLALLLFLAYVFTLGRAAVRRGVSGDVDESFVAASAPTAG
- the deoC gene encoding deoxyribose-phosphate aldolase; the protein is MSTDTAVDPDATATTRERARDILGVSRLTNSALTSWLHGLPGVDEVGADARAATFGTRSIKTTAKAWAIDAAISMIDLTTLEGADTAGRVRGLCTKALTPDPSDLSTPRPAAVCVYGDMVATAKAALGSSGIKVAAVATAFPSGRASVAVKLADVADAVSAGADEIDMVIDRGAFLSGDYLTVFDQIVQVKQACGDARLKVIMETGELVTYDNVRRASYLSMLAGGDFIKTSTGKVSPAATLPVTLIMLEAVRDWQDLTGTQVGVKPAGGIRSSKEAIKFLVTVNEIAGEAWLDPQWFRFGASSLLNDLLLQRQRIRTGAYSGADYIADDTPSLY